Proteins from a genomic interval of Lolium perenne isolate Kyuss_39 chromosome 1, Kyuss_2.0, whole genome shotgun sequence:
- the LOC127316502 gene encoding polygalacturonase inhibitor-like — MAAFLLLLLLSPLLASTVTAVADQCHDDDHAALIAIDTALGSPYHFASWTPDSTCCDWYNVDCDAATGRVVGLRIFQDTNMSGAIPDAIANLTYLQTLTLHHLPAISGAIPESLAALANLSQLTISYTSVSGPVPSFLGTLMALTLLDLSYNSLTGAIPASLADLPNLSSINLRRNRLSGAIPARLLCKSPDNAYLWLSSNNLSGAIPAEFATVNFAHVDLSRNALTGDATCLFGREKPLQGKQLQYVDVSRNALSFNLSSVEFPELLTYADLSHNAIVGGVPPQVANLTNLQLFNVSYNRMCGEVPAGGNMARFDRYSYLHNKCLCGAPLTACRQRPIPA, encoded by the exons ATGGCCGCCTTCCTCCTCCTGTTGCTGCTCTCCCCCCTCCTCGCCTCGACGGTGACGGCAGTGGCGGACCAGTGCCACGACGATGACCACGCCGccctgatcgccatcgacacagcCCTGGGCAGCCCCTACCACTTCGCCTCCTGGACGCCCGACTCCACCTGCTGTGACTGGTACAACGTCGACTGCGACGCCGCTACGGGCCGCGTCGTCGGCCTCCGCATCTTCCAGGACACCAACATGTCCGGCGCCATCCCGGACGCTATCGCCAACCTCACCTACCTCCAGACCCTCACGCTCCACCACCTACCGGCTATCTCCGGCGCCATTCCGGAGTCCCTCGCCGCGCTCGCCAACCTCTCCCAGCTCACTATCTCCTACACCAGCGTCTCCGGCCCGGTCCCCTCCTTTCTCGGCACGCTCATGGCGCTCACCCTCCTGGACCTATCGTACAACTCCCTCACCGGTGCCATTCCGGCGTCTCTCGCTGACCTCCCAAACCTCTCCAGCATCAATCTCCGCCGCAACCGCCTCTCCGGGGCCATCCCAGCGCGGCTCCTCTGTAAGTCCCCCGACAATGCCTACCTCTGGCTCTCCAGCAACAACCTCTCTGGCGCCATCCCGGCCGAGTTCGCCACCGTCAACTTCGCGCATGTCGACCTATCCCGCAACGCGCTCACCGGTGACGCCACATGCCTCTTCGGCCGGGAGAAGCCGCTCCA GGGAAAGCAGCTCCAGTACGTCGACGTGTCCCGCAACGCCCTGAGCTTCAACCTGTCCAGCGTGGAGTTCCCGGAGCTGCTCACCTACGCCGACCTCAGCCACAATGCCATCGTCGGCGGCGTCCCGCCGCAGGTGGCCAACCTGACGAACCTGCAGCTGTTCAACGTGAGCTACAACAGGATGTGCGGCGAGGTGCCCGCCGGTGGGAACATGGCGAGGTTCGACCGCTATAGCTACCTCCACAACAAGTGCCTCTGCGGCGCGCCTCTCACTGCCTGCCGTCAGCGGCCCATCCCGGCCTAA